Proteins from a genomic interval of Vicia villosa cultivar HV-30 ecotype Madison, WI unplaced genomic scaffold, Vvil1.0 ctg.000107F_1_1, whole genome shotgun sequence:
- the LOC131624178 gene encoding uncharacterized protein LOC131624178 — MAPPLKIGSRNISYTFPNPNLDSLGCLAKKITPDESTKFREKYGYILSLLKMPFTKYEQEGVHTLLQFYNPSLRCFTFPDYLLVPTLEEYSLFLGVLVKKEEVPYYGTMEAPTSIEISKALYLSKLVVEANLTKKGGCFGFRMDFLVKRGCDAAEAKEWDTFRAILALSIYGIMMFSNVPDFVDMNAIHVFILQNPVPTLLGDVYHSIYHKNSQKGGLVRFCAPLLYRWFRSHLPERGAFIDNRHTSKWAERIMGLRAKDIVWYNRALDDMEVIMSCGKFKNVPLMGLRGGINYNPVLARRTFGYAFISPPEQTEIAENIFYHVATNSGQMAEAVQAWKSICWRDKKHFGQRDCATYEDYTKWVESVVVVQGMPFPPKDPLYPPAGEQPNIVSMPRYNRTVEQSRKLTEQVETMQVKMNTARGSTSQKRPRMTIGAKPTETQEKKLKEHYEAQLADLTEKLQIQTKEANSERARRKKADKLLLERQGQIEKCYEEIRELRGQIREKGQGDTQAQEEARCWELKNRYMETMHFRKDLLIQEIIKRPTRAETKKLFEEMKTWSYKNIGDNPLRHLDMGDPA, encoded by the exons aTGGCTCCACCATTGAAGATTGGTAGTCGCAACATCTCCTATACATTCCCgaatccgaatctggattctCTTGGGTGTTTAGCGAAGAAGATCACGCCAGATGAGTCGACCAAGTTCCGAGAGAAATATGGGTATATTCTGAGCCTTCTCAAGATGCCATTCACCAAGTATGAGCAAGAAGGAGTTCATACCCTGCTTCAGTTCTACAATCCTTCTCTGCGCTGTTTCACGTTCCCCGACTATCTCTTGGTTCCCACATTGGAGGAGTATTCTCTTTTCCTCGGTGTTCTGGTCAAAAAGGAAGAAGTCCCGTACTATGGCACCATGGAGGCCCCTACGTCCATTGAAATttctaaggctctttatttgagcaagttggTCGTGGAAGCAAATCTCACCAAGAAAGGAGGATGCTTTGGTTTTCGTATGGATTTTCTGGTTAAAAGGGGTTGCGATGCTGCTGAAGCAAAAGAATGGGACACATTTAGGGCTATCCTGGCTCTAAGTATCTATGGTATCATGATGTTCTCAAACGTGCccgactttgttgatatgaatgccATTCACGTATTCATTCTGCAGAATCCGGTTCCTACACTTTTGGGGGACGTTTATCACTCCATCTATCACAAGAATAGTCAAAAGGGAGGTTTGGTTAGATTCTGTGCCCCGTTGTTATATCGTTGGTTTAGGTCGCATTTGCCTGAGCGTGGTGCTTTCATTGATAATAGACACACATCTAAGTGGGCTGAGAGGATTATGGGGCTGAGGGCTAAAGATATTGTCTGGTACAATAGAGCTTTAGATGACATGGAAGTTATTATGAGTTGCGGAAAGTTCAAAAACGTACCTCTCATGGGTCTTAGGGGCGGAATCAACTATAACCCCGTCCTAGCTAGAAGAACATTTGGGTATGCTTTTATCAGTCCACCTGAGCAAACAGAGATAGCTGAGAACATTTTCTATCATGTAGCCACCAACAGTGGGCAGATGGCAGAAGCTGTACAAGCCTGgaagagtatttgttggagagataAGAAACATTTTGGTCAGCGAGATTGTGCTACTTACGAGGATTATACTAAGTGGGTCGAATCTGTGGTTGTTGTTCAAGGGATGCCCTTCCCTCCCAAAGATCCTTTGTACCCCCCTGCTGGTGAACAACCCAACATTGTTTCCATGCCTCGTTATAATCGAACTGTTGAGCAGAGTCGGAAATTGACTGAACAGGTGGAAACAATgcaagttaagatgaatactgctag AGGAAGTACTTCTCAGAAAAGGCCAAGGATGACTATAGGTGCTAAACCTACCGAAACTCAAGAAAAGAAGCTGAAAGAACATTACGAGGCTCAGTTGGCAGATTTGACTGAAAAACTCCAGATTCAGACTAAAGAAGCCAATTCAGAAAGGGCTCGTCGAAAGAAAGCAGACAAACTCTTGTTGGAACGCCAAGGACAGATAGAGAAATGTTATGAAGAGATCCGAGAGCTGAGGGGTCAGATAAGAGAAAAAGGTCAAGGTGATacccaagctcaagaggaagccagATGTTGGGAGTTGAAGAACCGCTACATGGAAACAATGCATTTCAGAAAGGACCTGCTGATTCAAGAGATCATTAAGAGACCAACCCGTGCGGAGACCAAAAAGctttttgaagaaatgaagacctgGAGTTATAAGAACATTGGAGACAACCCCCTTCGtcatttggacatgggagatcctgcTTAG